In Maridesulfovibrio sp., a single genomic region encodes these proteins:
- a CDS encoding valine--tRNA ligase, whose amino-acid sequence MAESSLPKGYEPGDVEKKWLEYWEENKTFTPDPEADGDPFSIVIPPPNVTGVLHIGHALNLTLQDILCRFQRQQGRNVLWVPGTDHAGIATQNVVERQLKTEGKTRDDLGREKFIERVWEWKTEKGDHILSQIRRMGASVDWTRECFTFDEQRAKAVRKVFVKLYEEGLIYKGNYIINWCNRCHTALADDEVEHSPKPGHFYNISYKLADGSGELIIATTRPETMLGDTAICVNPEDDRYKHLIGKTAILPIVGRELPIIGDSYVDMEFGTGALKVTPAHDMNDWELGRRHNLEVLSVFDEDGNINENAPEKYRGMYKDDVRKVIVEDLREAGNLISIDDHEHSVGECYRCKSVIEPHVSEQWFVSMKPLAEKARAAVPGDTQIFPANWEKVYYEWLDNIRDWCISRQIWWGHRIPAWTCEECGELIVSETDPDKCTKCGSSRLVQEEDVLDTWFSSALWPFSTMGWPDETPELAKYYPTSVLITGFDILFFWVARMMMMGIHFQGEVPFKHVYIHALVRDEFGKKMSKSTGNVIDPLEMSDKYGTDALRFTLTAFAAMGRDIKLSEARIEGYRHFVNKIWNSARFALMNLDGKKPEASLDDAQGLANKWILHRLEELKDSIREAVDGYRFNEFAQVMYKFIWNEFCDWYLEMIKPDLYGEDEARKAATLNVLWTVLSETMVLLHPVMPFVTQEVWSVLPGIGNPDIATEPFPEKRDACRDDKAVEQMELFQGIVSAVRNIRTELLIAPSKKLELIVRTADDIAEALIRDNVELIKALARLENVTAGPEAKGPGASGTAVVQGSQIFVPLAGAVDFESELARLDKEFAKLDKDLVVIEKKLSNKGFVSNAPAEVVEKEKAKLAEINDKKAKLTELKDRLVSVME is encoded by the coding sequence ATGGCGGAATCCAGCCTGCCCAAAGGATATGAACCCGGAGACGTTGAAAAAAAATGGCTCGAATACTGGGAAGAAAACAAGACCTTCACTCCGGACCCCGAAGCTGACGGTGATCCTTTTTCCATTGTAATCCCCCCACCGAACGTAACCGGTGTTCTGCATATCGGGCATGCCTTGAACCTTACTCTGCAGGACATTCTCTGCCGTTTTCAGCGTCAGCAGGGACGCAATGTGCTGTGGGTTCCAGGCACCGACCACGCAGGTATCGCCACCCAGAACGTGGTTGAGCGCCAGCTCAAGACGGAAGGCAAAACCCGTGACGACCTCGGGCGCGAGAAATTCATCGAGCGGGTCTGGGAATGGAAGACAGAAAAGGGCGACCATATCCTCAGCCAGATTCGTCGCATGGGCGCATCGGTGGACTGGACCCGTGAATGTTTCACCTTTGACGAGCAGCGCGCCAAGGCCGTACGTAAAGTTTTTGTGAAGCTTTACGAAGAAGGCCTTATCTACAAGGGCAACTACATTATCAACTGGTGCAACCGCTGCCACACCGCCCTTGCCGATGACGAAGTAGAGCATTCTCCCAAGCCCGGCCATTTCTACAACATCAGCTACAAGCTTGCCGACGGTTCCGGGGAACTGATTATTGCCACTACCCGTCCGGAAACCATGCTCGGCGATACCGCCATCTGCGTCAACCCTGAGGATGACCGTTACAAGCACCTGATCGGCAAGACCGCGATTCTGCCCATTGTCGGGCGCGAACTGCCCATCATCGGCGATTCCTACGTAGACATGGAATTCGGTACCGGCGCACTGAAGGTCACCCCCGCTCATGACATGAATGACTGGGAACTCGGCCGCAGGCACAATTTGGAAGTCCTTTCCGTATTTGACGAGGACGGCAACATCAATGAGAACGCCCCTGAAAAGTACCGGGGAATGTACAAGGACGATGTCCGCAAAGTCATTGTCGAGGACCTCAGGGAAGCCGGAAACCTCATTTCCATTGATGATCACGAACATTCCGTAGGCGAATGTTATCGCTGCAAGTCTGTAATCGAGCCCCATGTTTCCGAACAGTGGTTCGTATCCATGAAGCCTCTGGCCGAAAAGGCCCGGGCCGCCGTTCCCGGTGATACTCAGATTTTTCCCGCCAACTGGGAAAAGGTCTATTATGAATGGCTGGACAACATCCGTGACTGGTGTATCTCCCGTCAGATCTGGTGGGGGCACCGTATCCCCGCCTGGACCTGCGAGGAATGCGGCGAACTGATCGTCTCCGAGACCGATCCCGATAAGTGCACCAAGTGCGGCTCTTCCAGACTGGTTCAGGAAGAGGACGTCCTCGATACCTGGTTTTCATCGGCTCTCTGGCCGTTCTCGACCATGGGCTGGCCTGATGAGACCCCGGAACTGGCCAAATATTACCCCACTTCCGTGCTGATCACCGGATTTGATATTCTTTTCTTCTGGGTCGCACGCATGATGATGATGGGGATTCATTTTCAGGGAGAGGTTCCGTTCAAGCATGTTTACATTCATGCCCTTGTGCGTGATGAATTCGGCAAGAAGATGAGCAAGTCCACCGGAAACGTCATCGATCCTCTGGAGATGAGCGACAAGTACGGGACTGACGCCCTGCGTTTCACCCTGACCGCTTTTGCTGCCATGGGTCGTGACATCAAGCTCTCCGAAGCGAGAATTGAAGGGTACCGCCATTTTGTAAACAAGATCTGGAACTCGGCCCGCTTTGCACTGATGAACCTTGACGGCAAAAAGCCTGAAGCTTCGCTTGATGATGCTCAGGGACTGGCCAACAAGTGGATTCTGCACCGCCTTGAGGAACTGAAGGATTCCATCCGTGAAGCAGTGGACGGCTACCGTTTCAATGAATTTGCTCAGGTCATGTACAAGTTCATCTGGAATGAATTCTGCGACTGGTATCTGGAAATGATCAAGCCGGACCTTTACGGCGAGGACGAGGCACGCAAGGCAGCAACCCTGAACGTGCTCTGGACGGTGCTTTCCGAGACTATGGTCCTGCTGCATCCTGTAATGCCTTTCGTCACTCAGGAAGTCTGGTCCGTCCTGCCCGGAATCGGGAACCCGGACATTGCCACCGAGCCCTTCCCCGAAAAGCGCGATGCCTGCCGGGATGATAAGGCTGTCGAGCAAATGGAACTCTTTCAGGGAATTGTTTCCGCTGTGCGCAACATCCGCACCGAGCTGCTTATCGCGCCGTCCAAAAAGCTGGAGCTTATTGTACGGACAGCCGACGACATTGCCGAAGCCCTTATCCGGGACAACGTGGAGCTGATCAAGGCCCTTGCCCGTCTGGAAAACGTGACCGCCGGACCGGAAGCAAAAGGCCCCGGAGCATCCGGAACCGCAGTTGTTCAGGGCAGCCAGATATTCGTTCCCCTTGCCGGAGCAGTGGATTTCGAATCCGAACTTGCCCGTCTGGACAAGGAATTCGCCAAGCTGGACAAAGATCTTGTTGTGATAGAAAAGAAGCTTTCCAACAAGGGATTTGTAAGCAATGCTCCTGCCGAAGTCGTTGAAAAGGAAAAGGCCAAACTGGCTGAAATAAACGACAAGAAAGCCAAACTCACCGAGCTTAAAGACAGGCTCGTGAGTGTAATGGAATAA
- the purN gene encoding phosphoribosylglycinamide formyltransferase, protein MSLPVAVLISGGGSNLQSIIDKTEQGILDVDIRMVLSNRAGAYGLVRAEKHGIPTATLNHKDFGSREEFDSEMVRILKDAGVEAVVMAGFMRIITPVFLNAFPGRVINIHPALLPSFAGVDGQGDAAEYGVRLAGCTVHFVDEKMDHGAIIIQCAVPAYPGEDVEELRKRILVQEHRVLPQAIQWLATGRLSMHGRFVRLDESSIPAAPADCTILVNPPLEQGF, encoded by the coding sequence TTGAGTTTACCAGTCGCTGTGCTGATATCCGGTGGGGGGTCCAACCTTCAGTCCATCATTGATAAAACCGAGCAGGGGATTCTTGATGTGGACATAAGGATGGTCCTTTCCAACAGAGCCGGGGCTTACGGTCTTGTGCGGGCCGAAAAGCATGGAATTCCTACGGCGACCTTAAACCATAAGGATTTCGGTTCCCGCGAGGAATTCGATTCCGAAATGGTGCGTATCCTTAAGGACGCCGGTGTCGAAGCCGTGGTCATGGCCGGATTCATGCGCATCATCACTCCTGTTTTTCTGAATGCCTTTCCCGGCAGGGTGATCAACATCCATCCTGCTCTGCTGCCCAGCTTTGCCGGGGTGGACGGTCAGGGAGACGCCGCTGAGTACGGAGTCCGGCTGGCCGGATGCACGGTGCATTTTGTGGACGAAAAAATGGACCACGGGGCGATCATCATCCAGTGTGCTGTACCGGCTTATCCCGGAGAGGATGTGGAGGAACTGCGCAAGAGAATTCTTGTGCAGGAACACCGTGTCCTGCCGCAGGCCATTCAGTGGCTGGCAACGGGAAGGCTTTCCATGCACGGCCGATTCGTCAGGCTTGACGAATCATCAATCCCTGCCGCTCCGGCAGACTGCACTATCCTTGTCAATCCGCCGCTTGAGCAGGGGTTTTAG
- the cobA gene encoding uroporphyrinogen-III C-methyltransferase, with amino-acid sequence MGKGLVYLIGAGPGDPGLLTVKAREVLETADVLIYDYLANADFLNYAKAGAEVIYVGKKGGDHTLPQDKINELIVAKAGEGKIIARLKGGDPYVFGRGGEEAEELVEAGIDFEVIPGITAGVAAPAYAGIPVTHRDFTTSVCFITGHEDPTKEKTGHNWEVYAKSTSTLVFYMGVKNLPMIAENLISNGRDPETPVALVRWGTRCNQESFVSTLENVAEEAENRKFKAPSIIVVGGVCSLHDKLGWFEKRPLLNKGVVVTRAREQASGLVSTLGRLGACVYEFPTISITPLEDYSAVRKEIKALSGWDWLIFTSVNGVKHFFNQLDETGLDARAFAGLEIAAIGPATADALVAKGIKPDFVPEKYVAEGVVSGLLERGIKGKKVLIPRAKVAREVLPEELRKAGADVTVLPVYETGLADNDPGPVADALKAGKIHYLTFTSSSTVENFFNLIEPETFHKYKDAVKIACIGPVTTRTLEKFGFEPDIQPDDYTIPALVDVLVQEAAE; translated from the coding sequence ATGGGTAAGGGTTTGGTTTATTTAATCGGCGCAGGTCCCGGCGATCCCGGCCTGCTCACTGTCAAGGCCAGGGAAGTGCTGGAAACCGCTGATGTGCTCATCTACGACTATCTGGCCAACGCTGATTTCCTCAACTATGCCAAGGCCGGAGCCGAAGTGATCTACGTGGGCAAAAAGGGTGGAGACCACACCCTGCCGCAGGACAAGATCAACGAGCTCATTGTTGCCAAAGCCGGGGAAGGCAAGATCATTGCCCGGCTCAAGGGCGGCGATCCCTATGTATTCGGACGCGGCGGCGAAGAGGCCGAGGAACTGGTCGAGGCCGGAATAGACTTTGAAGTCATTCCCGGTATCACCGCCGGTGTTGCCGCTCCCGCCTATGCCGGCATTCCGGTTACCCACCGCGATTTCACCACCTCGGTCTGTTTCATTACCGGGCATGAAGATCCCACCAAGGAAAAAACCGGGCACAACTGGGAAGTTTACGCAAAATCCACCAGTACTCTGGTTTTCTACATGGGCGTAAAGAATCTGCCCATGATCGCGGAAAATCTTATTTCCAACGGGCGTGATCCCGAAACCCCGGTCGCCCTTGTCCGCTGGGGGACCCGCTGCAATCAGGAATCCTTTGTTTCAACCCTTGAAAACGTTGCCGAGGAAGCGGAAAACCGCAAATTCAAGGCCCCGTCCATCATCGTTGTCGGCGGAGTTTGCTCCCTGCACGACAAGCTCGGATGGTTCGAGAAGCGTCCGCTGCTGAATAAGGGCGTGGTTGTCACCCGTGCCCGTGAACAGGCCAGCGGGCTTGTTTCCACCCTCGGTCGTCTCGGAGCCTGCGTCTACGAATTCCCGACCATAAGCATCACCCCGCTGGAAGACTATTCCGCTGTCCGGAAAGAAATCAAGGCCCTTTCCGGCTGGGACTGGCTGATATTCACCTCCGTAAACGGCGTGAAGCACTTTTTCAATCAGCTCGACGAGACCGGTCTTGATGCCCGTGCCTTCGCAGGCCTTGAGATCGCCGCGATCGGCCCCGCAACGGCCGATGCTCTGGTCGCCAAAGGAATCAAACCCGATTTCGTGCCGGAAAAATATGTTGCCGAAGGAGTTGTCTCCGGGCTGCTGGAAAGAGGTATCAAAGGGAAGAAGGTTCTCATTCCCAGAGCAAAGGTTGCCCGCGAAGTGCTGCCGGAAGAGCTTCGCAAGGCCGGGGCCGATGTAACGGTCCTGCCCGTGTATGAGACCGGACTTGCGGATAACGATCCCGGTCCCGTTGCCGATGCCCTCAAGGCCGGTAAGATTCATTACCTGACCTTCACCAGTTCCAGCACGGTGGAAAATTTTTTCAATCTCATTGAGCCGGAGACTTTCCACAAGTACAAGGATGCTGTAAAAATAGCCTGTATAGGCCCGGTAACCACCAGAACCCTTGAAAAGTTCGGCTTTGAGCCGGACATACAGCCGGATGATTACACCATCCCGGCGCTGGTTGATGTTCTGGTGCAGGAAGCTGCAGAATAA
- a CDS encoding BPL-N domain-containing protein gives MSSIYILWDDSHIWGLLIKRALEAWNIDHELVRGHQIAQGLLAGKPPAALIVPGGWAKGKALHLGGPGILAIQKYVGEGGNYLGFCGGAGLGLSGAGGLGLSCWERKGFENRLHHFLSGHINLKLDVGNPLVPESLGDTALVPVWWPGQFSPQHCDSTTTLGRYREPGHDFWVADLCVGGLPEGTLSDWENMYGINLLPDFLHDRPAIVTGASGKGRFILSYPHLETPASPQANAWLSHILDTLLENGTTKRPALPAWELATTPVQWNEPELLSVRNSLEKIIATGQGHFLLFWRNPWLLGWRRGIPGAALNSLFALVCKVISTEPGSESMQFWNSVKDEFMTYMDIFEKGVTGYLLAERFAMTMRSLEPDTVFPRGLQEQRNGLFGPPPGAGGIYAKLLSVMEELVWMMDKEI, from the coding sequence ATGTCAAGTATCTATATACTATGGGACGACTCCCACATCTGGGGACTTCTGATAAAAAGAGCCCTTGAAGCATGGAACATCGACCATGAACTGGTGCGTGGGCATCAAATAGCGCAGGGACTGCTCGCAGGCAAGCCCCCGGCCGCACTCATCGTTCCGGGAGGCTGGGCCAAGGGAAAAGCCCTGCATCTCGGGGGCCCCGGAATCCTGGCCATACAGAAATACGTGGGAGAGGGCGGCAACTACCTGGGATTCTGCGGCGGCGCAGGACTGGGACTTTCAGGAGCGGGAGGACTCGGCCTGAGCTGCTGGGAACGAAAGGGCTTCGAGAACAGGCTGCATCATTTTCTGAGCGGACACATCAATCTTAAACTGGATGTCGGCAACCCGCTGGTCCCGGAAAGTCTGGGTGATACGGCTCTGGTTCCGGTCTGGTGGCCCGGTCAGTTTTCCCCGCAGCACTGCGACTCCACCACTACGCTTGGAAGATATCGCGAACCCGGACATGATTTCTGGGTGGCGGACCTCTGCGTGGGCGGACTGCCCGAAGGGACCCTTTCCGACTGGGAAAACATGTACGGAATAAATCTGCTCCCGGATTTCCTGCATGACCGCCCGGCCATTGTGACCGGGGCATCGGGCAAGGGCAGATTCATCCTGAGCTACCCGCATCTGGAGACCCCGGCCTCACCGCAGGCCAATGCGTGGCTTTCACACATACTGGACACCCTGCTTGAAAACGGAACGACCAAGCGCCCTGCCCTGCCCGCATGGGAACTGGCAACCACCCCGGTACAATGGAATGAACCGGAACTTCTGTCCGTGCGCAACTCCCTTGAAAAAATCATCGCCACCGGACAGGGGCACTTCCTCCTCTTCTGGCGCAACCCCTGGCTGCTCGGCTGGAGGCGGGGAATACCCGGAGCGGCCCTGAACAGCCTGTTCGCTCTTGTATGCAAAGTTATTTCCACCGAACCTGGCAGCGAGTCCATGCAGTTCTGGAACTCAGTCAAAGATGAATTCATGACTTACATGGATATTTTCGAAAAAGGAGTCACCGGATACCTGCTGGCCGAACGCTTTGCCATGACCATGCGCTCTCTTGAACCTGATACTGTTTTCCCGCGCGGACTGCAGGAACAGCGCAACGGACTTTTCGGTCCACCGCCCGGAGCAGGAGGAATATATGCAAAGCTTCTTTCGGTGATGGAAGAGCTTGTCTGGATGATGGACAAAGAAATATAG